The genomic DNA TACGGTGGTATGCGTCGGTTTATCACCGACGGCGATGTTGTAGTGATTAAACCTAATATCGCATGGGATCGGGCACCGGAATTTGCCTCTACCACCAATCCGGAACTCGTCGCAGCACTCGTAAAAGTGTGCCGGGAGGCCGGCGCCAAAGAGGTCAAGGTATTTGACCGGACCTGCAACAATCCCCGCCGGTGCTATCGCAGCAGCCGGATTGAGGAAGTCGCCAAATCCGCCGGCGCCGATGTCGACCAGGTTCGCGATTACCTGTTTACGGATATTTCACTGGCAAACGGGGAGGAACTCTCGGAGTGGCCAATTTACCGGGATTATCTGGAGGCGGATAAGGTCATCAATGTGCCGATTGCCAAGGTACACTCCATGAGTACCGTAACCGTGGGATTGAAAAACCTGATGGGCGTCATGGGCGGCGATCGCGGTTCTATCCACAACAGGTTCACGACTAAACTCATCGATATCGATCAGGAGATTCTCCCGACACTGACAATCGTAGACGCCTATCGGGTACTGATGCACAACGGTCCGGTCGGTGGTGATCTGGCGGATGTGAAGACTGCCCGGACGCTGATTATGTCCGATTGTACTGTCACTGCAGACGCGCTGGCGTTGCGTCTGTTCGATTACCAGATGGATCAGGTGGAACATATCAAAGAAGCATATCGACGCGGCCTGAACAAGTATGCGCTGGACGGAGTCAACCTGAAAACCGTCAATCTTTCATAGTATGCGCAGCACAAGGCGTATCATTCAGGTCCTGTTCTTCCTGTTTTTTATCGTGCTATTCATCAAAGCGCGATATCCATATTCGAATGCGCTACCGTCGGATATTATGCTCAGGTTCAGTCCACTGGTTCCGGTATTCGACTTTATTGCCAATTT from Candidatus Neomarinimicrobiota bacterium includes the following:
- a CDS encoding DUF362 domain-containing protein, yielding MRRRKFLRYTGTGLLGLGLGAVPAGNIIRAAGSNAPDAVWVENGEPAALLQAAIEAYGGMRRFITDGDVVVIKPNIAWDRAPEFASTTNPELVAALVKVCREAGAKEVKVFDRTCNNPRRCYRSSRIEEVAKSAGADVDQVRDYLFTDISLANGEELSEWPIYRDYLEADKVINVPIAKVHSMSTVTVGLKNLMGVMGGDRGSIHNRFTTKLIDIDQEILPTLTIVDAYRVLMHNGPVGGDLADVKTARTLIMSDCTVTADALALRLFDYQMDQVEHIKEAYRRGLNKYALDGVNLKTVNLS